A window of Malania oleifera isolate guangnan ecotype guangnan chromosome 5, ASM2987363v1, whole genome shotgun sequence contains these coding sequences:
- the LOC131155774 gene encoding uncharacterized protein LOC131155774 isoform X1, whose translation MLCALLATFCHPAMTMTSAAKASWAIPICGDRHVGYTHPCCSSKNWSGKGRKKNARTRSLSPLACATAASASASASPVFRSLNTRDPSRPISYQEVLKAAREKFTQEISFQSKDRNISLAKALLYIAAEDEAFLAFHREMDAFSLLNERRDVSNPSGAQEWECLEAMPLAGKSIFEWLIELDTIAKEVEAELVPRDIGCHLVEVLEAVNLVLFEARGFKRSSVLVDSKHSYLHSVLNSGCGSAILLSIIYIEVCRRLGVTIVGSRVGEDFLIWPQTESLEELFKVTSGHSLFAIVNGRCVEDPRSRASDLSSSSLLGLDVASNRDIIGIALANLIRLHWKRASRMNHGLMLTSPLRPARDAYGKLSKMDGSKVPLLRPRDLRLAIMASERLLILQPHNWALRRDHGMMLYYNREYGEAVQELSICMAFAPEEEAEILEPFVEKLHLLRLESSWNCMGQTGRLAVS comes from the exons ATGTTGTGCGCTTTGTTGGCCACCTTCTGTCATCCTGCGATGACTATGACGTCAGCCGCCAAGGCTTCTTGGGCAATTCCAATCTGCGGCGATCGTCACGTCGGGTATACTCATCCTTGTTGTTCCAGTAAGAATTGGAGTGGGAAAGGGAGGAAGAAAAATGCAAGGACAAGGAGCCTTTCCCCTCTCGCTTGTGCAACAGCTGCATCGGCATCCGCTTCAGCTTCTCCTGTTTTTCGCAGTCTAAACACGAGGGATCCCTCCCGTCCCATCTCTTACCAGGAG GTTCTTAAGGCCGCCAGAGAAAAGTTTACTCAAGAGATCTCCTTTCAGTCCAAGGACAGGAACATCTCTCTCGCCAAG GCTTTGCTGTACATTGCAGCTGAAGATGAGGCATTTTTGGCTTTTCACCGAGAGATGGATGCTTTTTCACTTCTTAACGAAAGGAGGGATGTTTCAAATCCGTCTGGTGCGCAAGAATGGGAATGTTTGGAGGCAATGCCTTTGGCTGGAAAGAGCATATTTGAATGGCTGATTGAGTTGGATACCATAGCCAAAGAAGTGGAAGCAGAGCTTGTCCCAAGGGACATTGGTTGCCATTTGGTTGAAGTTTTGGAGGCAGTAAATTTAGTTCTTTTCGAGGCAAGAGGCTTCAAAAGGTCGTCTGTGCTTGTTGATTCGAAGCATTCATATTTGCACTCAGTACTAAACTCGGGATGCGGCAGTG CAATTTTGCTAAGCATAATTTATATTGAGGTTTGTCGACGACTTGGAGTGACAATTGTGGGATCTCGAGTGGGAGAAGATTTTTTAATTTGGCCTCAAACAGAAAGCTTAGAG GAGCTGTTCAAGGTAACATCTGGACACAGCCTATTTGCCATAGTTAATGGAAGATGTGTAGAGGACCCTCGATCAAGGGCCTCAGACTTAAGCAGCAGTTCATTGTTAGGGCTTGACGTTGCCTCGAACCGAGACATTATTGGGATTGCTTTGGCCAACCTGATT AGACTTCATTGGAAACGTGCTTCAAGAATGAATCATGGATTGATGTTGACTTCTCCACTTAGGCCTGCTCGTGATGCATATGGAAAGCTTAGCAAGATGGATGGTTCAAAAGTTCCCTTGTTGAGGCCTCGAGATCTAAG GTTGGCTATCATGGCTTCAGAAAGATTGTTGATTCTGCAGCCACATAATTGGGCTCTGAGGAGAGACCATGGCATGATGTTGTATTACAATAG GGAGTATGGTGAGGCAGTGCAAGAGCTCAGCATTTGCATGGCCTTCGCCCCAGAAGAAGAGGCTGAGATTTTAGAACCCTTTGTTGAGAAATTGCATTTGTTGCGGCTTGAATCATCATGGAATTGTATGGGGCAGACGGGTCGATTGGCAGTGTCTTAA
- the LOC131155774 gene encoding uncharacterized protein LOC131155774 isoform X2, whose product MDAFSLLNERRDVSNPSGAQEWECLEAMPLAGKSIFEWLIELDTIAKEVEAELVPRDIGCHLVEVLEAVNLVLFEARGFKRSSVLVDSKHSYLHSVLNSGCGSAILLSIIYIEVCRRLGVTIVGSRVGEDFLIWPQTESLEELFKVTSGHSLFAIVNGRCVEDPRSRASDLSSSSLLGLDVASNRDIIGIALANLIRLHWKRASRMNHGLMLTSPLRPARDAYGKLSKMDGSKVPLLRPRDLRLAIMASERLLILQPHNWALRRDHGMMLYYNREYGEAVQELSICMAFAPEEEAEILEPFVEKLHLLRLESSWNCMGQTGRLAVS is encoded by the exons ATGGATGCTTTTTCACTTCTTAACGAAAGGAGGGATGTTTCAAATCCGTCTGGTGCGCAAGAATGGGAATGTTTGGAGGCAATGCCTTTGGCTGGAAAGAGCATATTTGAATGGCTGATTGAGTTGGATACCATAGCCAAAGAAGTGGAAGCAGAGCTTGTCCCAAGGGACATTGGTTGCCATTTGGTTGAAGTTTTGGAGGCAGTAAATTTAGTTCTTTTCGAGGCAAGAGGCTTCAAAAGGTCGTCTGTGCTTGTTGATTCGAAGCATTCATATTTGCACTCAGTACTAAACTCGGGATGCGGCAGTG CAATTTTGCTAAGCATAATTTATATTGAGGTTTGTCGACGACTTGGAGTGACAATTGTGGGATCTCGAGTGGGAGAAGATTTTTTAATTTGGCCTCAAACAGAAAGCTTAGAG GAGCTGTTCAAGGTAACATCTGGACACAGCCTATTTGCCATAGTTAATGGAAGATGTGTAGAGGACCCTCGATCAAGGGCCTCAGACTTAAGCAGCAGTTCATTGTTAGGGCTTGACGTTGCCTCGAACCGAGACATTATTGGGATTGCTTTGGCCAACCTGATT AGACTTCATTGGAAACGTGCTTCAAGAATGAATCATGGATTGATGTTGACTTCTCCACTTAGGCCTGCTCGTGATGCATATGGAAAGCTTAGCAAGATGGATGGTTCAAAAGTTCCCTTGTTGAGGCCTCGAGATCTAAG GTTGGCTATCATGGCTTCAGAAAGATTGTTGATTCTGCAGCCACATAATTGGGCTCTGAGGAGAGACCATGGCATGATGTTGTATTACAATAG GGAGTATGGTGAGGCAGTGCAAGAGCTCAGCATTTGCATGGCCTTCGCCCCAGAAGAAGAGGCTGAGATTTTAGAACCCTTTGTTGAGAAATTGCATTTGTTGCGGCTTGAATCATCATGGAATTGTATGGGGCAGACGGGTCGATTGGCAGTGTCTTAA